A stretch of DNA from Mycolicibacterium celeriflavum:
CCCCCGGCGCGACGACACCGACCGCCAGTGCGGTCAGGGCGCGCCGCCGGTTGAACGACGGCAGGGGTTCCCCGGTACTCACGTGAACCCAGCGTACCTACAGCGAACAGCCGATCAGATCAGGCTCGGCTGTGAGTTCGATCCCGAAACTCGTTCGAACGCCGTCACGTACCGTCCTGGCCAGCGCCAGCACATCGGCGGTGGTGGCGCCGCCGCGGTTGGTGAGCGCCAGCGCGTGCTTGGTCGACAGCCGCACGGAGACACCCTCGCCCGGATACCCCTTGCCGAAGCCGGCGTGCTCCACGAGCCAACCCGCGGCGAGCTTGACACCGTCGGGCGCCGGGTAGTTGGGCACCGGCCCGTCCTGCTCGGCGCGGATCCGCTCGAACTCAGCGGGCGTGACGACGGGGTTGGTGAAGAACGAACCGACGCTCCAGGTGTCGTGATCCAAGCTTTCCGAGCCGGTGTCGATGACCATGCCCTTGCTCGAGCGCAGTGCCAGCACCGCCTCGCGCACCGCCAGCGGATCGACGCGCGCCCCTTGTTCCACGCCCAGCGTGGTGGCCAGTTCGCGGTAGCGCAGCGGTGCGCTGCGCCCGTCGGGGTCCAGGGCGAACTCCACTTCGAGCACGATCGCGTCGTGCGCGCGTTTGAGGACGCTGGTGCGGTAGCCGAACCGCAGCGCGTCCGGGGTGACCCAACGTTCTGTCCCGGTGCGACGGTCCAGCAGCCGCACCCGCCGGATGCTGTCGGCCACCTCCGCGCCGTACGCGCCGACGTTCTGCACCGGTGTCGCGCCGGCGGACCCCGGGATGCCGGACAAGCACTCCAGCCCGCCCAGCCCGTGCGCCAGCGAGGTGACCACGACGTCGTCCCACACAGCACCGGCCTCGGCGCGGACCAGGTTGCCCTCGACGGTGATCTCGGTGTTCGCGAGGTAGATGACGGACAGGTCGGTCAGCTGGTCACAGATCACCACGTTCGAGCCGCCCGCCAGCACCAGCGCGTCGTCATCCGGGCCGAGGTCGCGAACCACATCGACCACCTTCTGGGTGGTGTCGCATGTGATCAACCGCCGCGCAACGGGTCCGACGCGCAGGGTGGTCAGCGGCGCGAGTGGCACCGCCTCCTCGACGGAGGCCCCACCGGCTTGCGAACTGACCACGGCCGGTAACGGTAGCGTGACCAGCTATGCCGCGTTCATTCGACATGGCCGCCGAGTACGGCGGCAGCGTCGAACAGGTCTACCGGGCTTTCAGCGACGAACGCTACTGGTTGGCGCGGCTGACCGATTCCGGTGCCGACGACTACTCGCTGGACGCGATGGTCGTCGACGAGCACGACGGCCTCTACATCAAAACGACTCAAACGCTGCGGGCAAACCGGTTGCCCGGTGTGGTGACCCAATTCCATCGCGGCGACCTGAGCTTCGTGCGCGAAGAGACCTGGAGCCCGGTCCGCGACGGTGAGGCCGGCGCGACGGTCAAGGGGTCGATTCCGGGCGCACCCGCCGGTTTGACGGGCACCGCGGTCCTGGCGCCGGCCGGCCCCGGTTCGCGGCTGGAGTTCACCGTCGAGGTCGAGGTTCGGGTGCCGCTCGTCGGCGGCAAGATCGAGAGTTTCATCGGCAGTCAACTGGTGGATCTGCTGATCGCCGAGCAGCGCTTCACGACGGTGTGGATCGCCGAGAACGCCTGACGCTCGAGACGGCGTGGGTCGCGGCGTTACCATCGTCGCTCCTTAGACTCGGGTCATGAGCGGGCCCATCGGTCAGCTGACACGGGGCACCACCGGCTACAACCGGTTGCGTCGCAGCGACCGCTGGCTCGTCCACGCGCCGCGCGTCCGCGCATCGCTGCTCGCCGCCCCCGACCCGCTGGTCATCGACCTCGGCTATGGCGCGCTGCCGGTCACGACCCTGGAACTTGCGGCACGGCTGCGCCTGGTGCGCAACGACATTCGCGTGATCGGACTGGAGATCGACCCCGAGCGGGTACGCGCGGCGCGTACCAAGGGAACCGACACGGTCGAATTCGGCCTCGGCGGTTTCGAATTGGCGGGTATGCGACCGGTGCTGCTGCGGGCCTTCAACGTGCTGCGCCAATACCCGGTCGAAGCCGTCGCGCAGGCCTGGTCGACGATGCAGCGGCAACTGGCGCCCGGCGGGCTCATCGTCGACGGCACCTGCGACGAGCTGGGCAGGCGCTGCTGCTGGGTGCTGCTCGACGCCGACGACCCGATCAGCCTGACCCTGGCGTGTGACCCGTTCGCGATCGATCGGCCCTCTGACCTCGCCGAGCGGCTGCCCAAAGTGCTGATCCACCACAACGTCGACGGTCAACCCGTACACGCGCTGCTGACGGCCGCCGACCGGGCGTGGGCCAGCGTCGCGGGTCACGGGGTGTTCGGCCCGCGGGTGCGGTGGCGTGCGATGCTGGAGATGTTGCGGGACAACGGCTTTCCCGTCACCCCGGCCCGCCGCCGGATGCGCGACGGGGTGTTGACGGTGCCATGGTCGACGGTCGCACCGGCCTGAGGCACCGGGATCGACGCCGCAAACCGTAGGCTGGGGCCATGCGGATTGCCCTCGCGCAGATCCTCAGCGGCACCGAGCCTTCGGAGAACCTCGCGCTGGTCGACGAGTACACCCGTCGCGCCGCCGACGCCGGCGCCCGGATGGTGCTGTTCCCGGAGGCGACGATGTGCCGATTCGGGGTGCCACTCGCCCCGGTCGCCGAACCGCTGGACGGACCGTGGGCGTCGGAGGTGCGGGCGATCGCCGAGCGGGCGGGAATCGTCGTCGTGGCGGGCATGTTCGTGCCGTCGGGCGACGGGCGTGTCCTCAACACATTGATCGCCACCGGGCCGGCCTCCGACGGCCACGTAGATGCGCACTACGAGAAGATCCACCTCTACGACGCATTCGGCTTCCAGGAGTCCAAGACCGTCGCGCCCGGGCGCGACCCGGTGGTGATCGACGTCGACGGCGTCCGCGTCGGCCTGACGCTGTGTTACGACGTCCGTTTTCCCGAGTTGTACGTCGAGCTGGCCAGACGGGGCGCGCAGTTGATCACCGTGCATGCGTCGTGGGGCAGTGGGCCGGGCAAGCTCGAGCAGTGGACGCTGCTGGCGCGGGCCCGCGCTGTCGACACGACCGGCTACGTCGCGGCGGTCGACCAGGGCTGTCCGGACGCCGAGACCGCTGCCGTCGGCCCGACCGGTGTCGGAGGCAGCCTGATCGCCTCCCCGACCGGTGAGGTGGTGACGGCCGCCGGCGCCGACCCGCAGTTGCTGGTGGTCGACATCGACCTGGACGTGGGGCGCAAGGTCCGTGAGACGATCGCGGTGATGCGCAACCGCGCAGACTTCACCCGCCTCGATAAGGCAGAATCGCGGTCGTGACCGACCCCTGGGCTCGTCCGAATCAACCGCCGCCACCGCCGCCGGGGCCGCCACAAGGTCCGCCAGGGCCGCCACAGGGACCGCCGGGACCGCCACAAGGACCGCCGGACCCGCAGGAGCGCCCGTTGTCAGGGTCGAAGGTCAAGGACCTGTTCCGCGATCCGCTGTCGATCACGCTGGTCGTCATCATCGTGATCGCGCTGACGCTGGCCGGCCTGCTCGCCGGTGAGCTCTACGCCCGCAACCGCGCGAACAACGTCGTCGCCGGGGTCACGTCGTGCGTCGTCGAGGACGACGCCACCGCGTCGTTCGGCGTCATGCCGCCCTTCCTGATCCAGCACATGTCAGGCCACTACACGAATATCCACATCGAGACCGCCGGCAACCAGATCCGCGACGCCAAAGGCATGACGGTCGAGCTGTCGATCCAGGATGTCCGCCTCGAGGACACGGCCACCTCGAGCGGATCGATCGGCTCGCTGGTCGCGGACATCACGTGGTCCTCGGAGGGCATTCGGCAGACCATCACCGACTCGATTCCCCTGATCGGCTCATTCGTCACCGGCGTCACGACCAACCCGTCCGACGGCACCATCGAGTTGGAGGGCGCGCTGGGCACCATCACGGCCAAACCCACGGTGGCCGACGGCGGCATCTCGCTGCAGGTGCTCGAGCTGACCGGCCTCGGCTTCACGCTGCCCCGCGAAACCGTCCAGCCGGCGCTGGATGCGTTCACCTCGGAGCTGACCAAGAATTATCCGTTGGGCATCAAGGCCGACTCGGTCGATGTCACCGAAGACGGTGTGGTGAGCCGGTTCTCGACGCAGGATGCCGACATCCCCAAGGACGAACAGGACCCCTGTTTCGCGGCGCTGTGACCGTCAGTCGGTGACTGAGCCCCACCGGAAACTGTTGACGTATCTGCCCATGTCCATGGCCAGCTGCAGATTCGCACCGGAGGGATGCCCGCTGCCGAAGTCAGGGGTGAACTCGCGGTACGGGCCGATCGCGGACGCCACCAGCGCGTAGTCATCCTTCACCGCGACCATCACGATCAGCCGAAGGTGACTGAAGCTGCTGTTCGCGTCCTGCGGATAGTCGTCGGCGACGACGCCGTAGCCCAGCCGGTAGCCGACCATCGCGTTCGGGATCTCGTAATCCGTTGTGGCCTCGGGGTAGTACTCGCCGATCAGCTCCTCGGCGATCTGCTTGGGCGTCCGATTGCCGGCGGGCACGCCGAACAACTCCAGTGTGCCGGTGTCTCCGCCGGTGAACTCGAGGACGACACCGTCGGGGTCGAACTTCACCTCGTATGCGCTACCGGGGCCGGGATACTGAACCGAGAACTCTTCGCCGTCGGAGAAGAACCGAGGGTTGGATTCGACCGGCACGCCGATCGGTGGCCGCCCGCAGTCCGGCGGGCAGACGATCTTGGCAACCTCCGGAGTGCTCAGCACCGCCGCGGTGACACCCGCGACGATCGCGACAGCGCCGCCGACAGCGAGTGAGCCCAGCACCCGCGGCAGACCCGCCCGGCCGGCGCGGCCGGTGCGGCCGGTGCGGTCCGGATCCACCGCGGCCCGTTGTCCGATGCGCAGCGCAGACAATGCGAGCACGACGATCGCGGCGTGTACGGCCAAGTGCAGCCCGTCGGGCACCGGCGCGAACTCCACCACCCCGATGATCGCGTAAATAACAAGCGTCACAGTCACACTCGCGATGATCGACCGCACCCGGCCCGTCCACAGCGCGATCCCGACCAGGCCGCCGAGCGCGGCGGCCGTCAGCGGCAGTGCAAGGCCTTGGATGCCGGCCTGCACCAGAAGCGAAGCAACCGATCGGTCATCGGCAGTCACGCCTGTCGCAAACTGCGGGAGCAGGCGGACCAGCGTCGCCGCGGACGTGAACACGACAGCGCTCAACGCGCCGACGGCGTAGCCGTCCAGCGGCCTCATCGGACGCTGCAGCCGCACGAGCACCGGCGGAATCAACATGAGAACGGCGCTGCCCAGCGGTATCCCGATGCTCAAGAACACCCTGTAAAGATCCGGTCCGCTCGCGGCGAGCGCGACATCCTGAGATTCGGCGAGCATCGTTCCCGTCGCCAACGCCCAGCCGATGCCGAGCACCGCGGCCAGCGCCGCGGTCGACGCCAGCAGCGGGGTCGGCACGTCGTCGCGCACATCCGCCGAATGGAGGTAGACGACGAACACCAGCGCCACGCCGACCGCGGCGACGGCGATCATCGGCGCCTGCCATCGCAACAGCGCGAACCCGACCAGCACCGCCGACAGCATCGCCAGTGCCACTGCGAGCGGCACCCGCGAACGTGGCTCCAGATGGGGAAACAGGGTACCGGTCAACGGGTCTCGCCATCCAATGCGGCGGGCTGCCGAGGCCTTCGTCACCGCGATGCCTGCTGCAAGTCGAGAAGGTTGCGGGCGAGATTGAAAGTGTCCGGTGTACCCAGACCAGTCACCAGGTCATAGCCCGGCAGGGCCATGTCGACAGCGTTGCCGCCTCGACGCACGTCGTGGAAGCCGGGCCGGATCGACCCCGCGGCCACCCGGTAGAGCAACGGATTGAGATTCCCCAGCGGTCGTCCACCGTTCGCCACCAGGTACTGGTTCATCAACACGGCCAGCGCCGCCCAGATCGGGGCCGATTGCGAAGTGCCCCCGCCGATCACCGCGCGCTGACCGAAGATGAACCGCACGCCGGTGAACGGGTCGGCGACCGCCGAGATGTCAGGGACCAGGCGCCGCCGCTCGGTGTCGCGCTCCACCGACAACCGGTTCTGCCACGACGGGCGGGCGAACAACGTCGAGACCCCGCCGCTACTGCCTTGCGTGAGCGGAGAATCCACCCACGCGTCTTCGCCCAGCCACTGTCCGCGCGTGCCGGTCGACAGCGTGGTGCCGCCGACCGACGTCATCGTGGGTAACGACGCGACCGCGTCGACGCCGACGTCGTCCGGGCCCGGCGGAGCCGACCACCGTTCGCCGCCTTTGCATTCCAGCCCCGCCGTGTCCCCGCTGGCGTCGAACGCCGAGGTGCCGCGCCGCTGCGCGGCAACCAACGCCGCCTCCACCGGCGCGAGATCGGCTGCGCTGACGAACGCCTCGCATCCCCATCCGATCGACAGGCTCCACACCGCGCCGGGATAGTCGCGGTCCACGGACTCGAACAGCTTGCCGAGCTTCTCGTACGCACCGTCGCCCTCCACCGTCGGCCTGGCGTTGACGACGACCAGCCGCGCATCGGGTGCGATGGCATGCGCCACTTGCAGATCCATCGCGGTCTCACCGTGCATCTCGGTGGGCTTGCCACCGACGATCTCGGGGGTGAACCGAGGCAGGCCGGAGGTGTCGGCGAACAGATCGAGGTCCTCCTGCGCGGCGCTGTCGAACGTGAAGAGCACGATCGTCGCGCCCTCACCGGTGAACACGGCATCGATGAGTGGCGTGGCGTTGTACGCCGACCGCAACCCCGTCGGCGTCAATCCACCCGGGGGCACGTCCATCGGAAAGAAGCCGGGGGCTTTGGTGTGGTACGGGGTGTAGCTCATGATCCGGCCGACCGCCGTGACGTCGCCGCGCAACACCGACGGCACGGCGGGTTGCGCGGGCGATGCGTAGAACAACTTCCCCTTCGGGGCGCGGTAGTCGCGCACCGGCACTCCCAATGCCCGCCCGAGATCCGCGGCGGCGCCCTCGACGATCGCCCATCGGTCGCCCGGCCGCCATCGCACCGACAGGGTGCGGGCCTCGCTCCAGTCGATCAGGGCATCGGGTCGGCCTGTCCCATCCAGCGTGACAGTGATCTGGGCGTCAGCGGCGCCGGATGGACCCAGATCGGTCGAGCTGGCCAGCAGCGCTGCGTAGGGACCGGCGATCAGCGCCGGGGCGCGCGACGAACACGCCCCTGAAGCGGCGAGCAGCAGCGCGGTTGCGAGAAGCGCCGAAACGCGCCGCTTACTGGCCGTGGGGACCGCGATGCCGACCGGGTGTCGGGCCGGGAGCCGGGGGCGCATGGACGCTGGGCGAGAAGGGGTTCGGCTGTCCCGGATCGATGCGGGGAGCCTTCTCTGTGGGCGTCGCGGGGGCGGGCGGCGGCGCGGTCGTCGTCGTGGTGGTCGTCGTGGTGGTCGAGGTCTCGGGCGCCTGCTCCTCTTCCTGCCCGCAGGCGGCGGTGAACGCACCCGTCGCGAGCACGGCGGCCAAACAGGCGACGGCCGGAACTCGACGAAGCAAACCGTTACGAATGATCATGATCGGATCCTATCCGGGGGTTCACGTGCGCAAGCATATTGAGAACACATCCGCGTGAAGACGTCCGTCAGCCTATAGCAAATTAGCCAGTGGCGCGTAAATTACCGCTTGCGGTCGGTCCCCGGCAGCCCGTCGAGGACCGCCCTGGTGCCGGAGAGGCCCAGGCGGCTGGCACCGGCGTCGAGCATCGCGATCGCGTCGGCGGCCGTCCGGATTCCGCCGCTGGCCTTGACCTGGAGCCCCACGCCGGCCATCAGTTCCACGGCCCGCACCGACGCGCCGCCGGCGGGATGGAACCCGGTTGAGGTCTTGACGAAATCGGCTCCCGCGTCCGCCGCGGCCCGGCACGTCGTCAGCAACGTTTGTGCATCCCCAAGCAGAAGCAGCGCGGCCGATTCGACGATCACCTTCAGCCGCGCGCGGTCACCGATCGCCGACCGCACCGCGCCGACGTCGGCGCGCACCGCCTCGAAGTCACCGTGGAGCGCAGCGCCGACGTCGATCACCATGTCGATCTCGCCGGCGCCGTCGTCGAAGGCGAGCCGCGCCTCCTCGGCCTTGATCGCCGATCGATGCTTGCCGGACGGAAACCCCACGACCGCGCAGACCACCTGCGCTGACGACGCGGCCCGGCTGGCGACTCGCGTCATCGACGGAGACACACAAATCGCGTACGTCCCGAGGGCTGCGGCCTCCTCGGCAAGCGCGACGACGTCGGCCTCGGTGGCCTCCGGTTTGAGCAGCGTGTGGTCGACCCGCGCGGCGACCTCGTCCCGGCGGTAGGCCCCGGCCACTAGAACGGTTCTTCGGTGCCGCCCGGGTTGCAGCCGGCCCGCACCATGTCCTCGTAGGGAACCTCGGGTCGCCATGGCTCGAGGTTCCAACTGGTCTTGCCTGGGCTGTAGCGTTCGGCGAATTCCCAGTGGCAGATGAACTGCGGCTTCATCCCGGGGATGTCCGCGTCCGGCGAAAGGGCCAGCACCTGGGCCCACGCCGCTTCGCCCTGCCCGGGCGTGGCCGGTCCGGATGCCTGGCGGGCGGCCGCGGTCGGATACACCCGCAGGCTGGACAGATCACCCCACTTCGCCCATTCGACATGGTCGACATACGGGGGCGCGGGCGGCACGGGGTTGGCCGAGGCCAGCGGAGCGGTGAGCGTGGGCGCTAGGAGGCCGGCAGCCACTGCGGCCGCCCGGAAGCTGACCGCGACGACGCGGCGCACTACCGCGACTTCCCCTGGATCTCCAGGAGTTTGGGCCGCACGTCGACCAGATAGACACCGGCCGCGACGGCGGCGATGGCGGGGCCCAGTACCGAGCCGGGGCCGAACACCAGCGCCAACAAGCTGGCGACCCCGAGGATCACCAGCCAGACCGGCTTGGTCAGTTTGTCGATGGCCGTGTAGGCGTCCGGCCGCTGGATCGCTGCGTGGACGAACGCGTACACGGTCGTCACGAGCACGGCGATCCACAAAATGAGAAGGACGTAACCCACCAAGCCTTGGAGCTGCACGCTGTCAAGACTAAGCGGGTTACGTCCCCTCGGTCGACTTTGGGCCGTCAGACCCGCCGCCGAGTGCTACTTCTGGGTGACCTTCTTGGCCGCAGCCTTCTTCGCCGGAGCCTTCTTGGCCGGGGTCTTCTTCGCCGGAGCCTTCTTGGCCGGGGCCTTCTTGGCGGCGCTCTTCGCCGGCGCGGCACCCTTTTCGGCCTTCTTCGGCAGCTCGACGCCGACCAGCTTGGCGGCGCGCTCACCCACGGCGCGGGTCTGAGCGGCCACGTTGCCCAGTGCCCCCTGCGTCAGCTCGACGGCCTGGTCGGTGTAGCCCTCGACACGGCCGGCGGCCTCGCTGAGGCCGGGCTGGGTGCGAAGTCGCTCGATGGCGGCCTCGCCACGCTCGATGAGCCGGTTGTACGTGCTCTGCGCGGCGTCGGCGTAGTTCTCGGCGAACTTGCGCAGTTCCTCGGCGCTCAGCCGCTCGCGCAGCTCGCCGAACTGTGTCGGCAGGTCTTCCTGCAGCCGGTCGATCCGCGCACGGGTCTCCTCCACGCGGCTGCGGGAGTCGGTGCGGGCGTCGTCGGCGCGCTCACGGAGCGTCGCGACGATCTCGTTGACCCGCTCGAGTGCCAGATCGGCCGCGCCGACGGCCGCCAGCAGCGGGGCCTTCAGGTCGTCAACGGTCGGCTGGTTCTTGGCCGGGGTGTTCTTTGCCATGGTGCTCTTTCCTTTCGAGGTACGTCGTTGGTGTTGTCGTGTGGTCAGTTGAAGAAGTCTCTAGTCAGTCGCCGACTCCTCTTCTGTTCCGTTGCCCGTCGCGGCAACTTCGGCCTCGTTCTGCTGACGAAACGATGTGTAAATGTCGAGCAGCACCTGCTTCTGCCGCTCGGTGATCGCGGTGTCGTTGACGATGGCGTCGCGGACCTCGCTCGTCTCACTGGGCTCGAGAATCCCGGCCCTCACATACAGCACCTCCGCGGACACTCGCAGCGCCTTGGCGATCTGATTGAGCACATCCGCGGAGGGTTTGCGCAATCCCCGCTCGATCTGGCTGAGGTAGGGATTGCTGACACCGGCCTTCTCGGCCAGCTGTCGTACGGATACCTGAGCGGCCTCACGTTGCGTGCGGATGAACGTGCCGATGTCCTGTGCGGCAGTCTGGGCAGCGTTGGACACGACGACGGCAAGCTTGTCATCCTGCGACATACGTGGCCCCCTCGTGCAACGGGTATCCAAAAAGCGACACCATTACCGTACGACGAGGTGCTAACTTTTGCAAGCACTAGTTAGCGCAGGTCAGAATAGTAGTTGGGCTATCGAATAGATGAGAAGCCCCGCCAACGAACCCACCACGGTGCCGTTGATCCGGATGAATTGCAAGTCACGCCCGACATGAAGTTCGATGCGTCTACTGGCCTCTTCGGCGTCCCACCGCTCGATGGTTTCGGTGATGATCGCGGTGATCTCGACGCCGTACTGGGCGACCAGGTGCTGGGCCGCGCGAATGATCCAATTGTCGACCTTGTCGCGCAGATCGGCGTCGTCGCGCAGGGACTCCCCGATGTGGATGACGGAGTCCGCGATCCGGGTACGCAGGGCTGAGGACGGGTCGTCCACCGACTCGAGGATGATGCGCTTGGCCGCCGTCCACGCGGTCTCGGCGGCCCGCGCGACCTCGTCGCGGCCCATGATCTGTTCCTTGACGTTCTCGGCGCGCTGGATCGTGGCGTCGTCGTGCTGCAGATCGTCGGCGAATTCGAACAGGAACCGGGTGGCCGAGCGGCGCAGTTCGTGGTCGGGATTGCGCCGCACCTTGTCGGTGAAGTCCATCAGCTCGCGGTGGATGCGGTCGCCGACGAGGTGGTCCACCCAGCGCGGCGACCAGGTCGGCGAATCGCGTTCGATCACCCGCTCGATGACGGGCCCGGCATTCAGCGACCACTGGAACGCGCGGTCGGCGAGCAACTGCAGCAGGGCTTCCTGACGACGTTCCTCGAGCAGCGTCGCCAGGACGCGACCGACGGGCGGACCCCACTGCGGCTCGGCGAGACGCTTGACGATCATCCGGTCGAGCACGTGCTGCACGTCCTCGTCGCGCAGCATCTCCACGAGGACCCGCAGCACGGTGGCGGTCTCGGCCGCGACCCGCTCGGCGTGCGCGCGATCGGAGAGCCACTTTCCGAGCCGGCCCGCCACCTCGGCGTCGCGCAGTTTCGTCGAGACGACTTCCGGGGAAAGGAAGTTCTCCCGGACGAACGTGCCGAGGCCCTCGCCGAGCTGGTCCTTCTTGCGTT
This window harbors:
- a CDS encoding UDP-N-acetylmuramate dehydrogenase encodes the protein MVSSQAGGASVEEAVPLAPLTTLRVGPVARRLITCDTTQKVVDVVRDLGPDDDALVLAGGSNVVICDQLTDLSVIYLANTEITVEGNLVRAEAGAVWDDVVVTSLAHGLGGLECLSGIPGSAGATPVQNVGAYGAEVADSIRRVRLLDRRTGTERWVTPDALRFGYRTSVLKRAHDAIVLEVEFALDPDGRSAPLRYRELATTLGVEQGARVDPLAVREAVLALRSSKGMVIDTGSESLDHDTWSVGSFFTNPVVTPAEFERIRAEQDGPVPNYPAPDGVKLAAGWLVEHAGFGKGYPGEGVSVRLSTKHALALTNRGGATTADVLALARTVRDGVRTSFGIELTAEPDLIGCSL
- a CDS encoding DUF2505 domain-containing protein, producing the protein MPRSFDMAAEYGGSVEQVYRAFSDERYWLARLTDSGADDYSLDAMVVDEHDGLYIKTTQTLRANRLPGVVTQFHRGDLSFVREETWSPVRDGEAGATVKGSIPGAPAGLTGTAVLAPAGPGSRLEFTVEVEVRVPLVGGKIESFIGSQLVDLLIAEQRFTTVWIAENA
- a CDS encoding class I SAM-dependent methyltransferase — translated: MSGPIGQLTRGTTGYNRLRRSDRWLVHAPRVRASLLAAPDPLVIDLGYGALPVTTLELAARLRLVRNDIRVIGLEIDPERVRAARTKGTDTVEFGLGGFELAGMRPVLLRAFNVLRQYPVEAVAQAWSTMQRQLAPGGLIVDGTCDELGRRCCWVLLDADDPISLTLACDPFAIDRPSDLAERLPKVLIHHNVDGQPVHALLTAADRAWASVAGHGVFGPRVRWRAMLEMLRDNGFPVTPARRRMRDGVLTVPWSTVAPA
- a CDS encoding carbon-nitrogen hydrolase family protein; the encoded protein is MRIALAQILSGTEPSENLALVDEYTRRAADAGARMVLFPEATMCRFGVPLAPVAEPLDGPWASEVRAIAERAGIVVVAGMFVPSGDGRVLNTLIATGPASDGHVDAHYEKIHLYDAFGFQESKTVAPGRDPVVIDVDGVRVGLTLCYDVRFPELYVELARRGAQLITVHASWGSGPGKLEQWTLLARARAVDTTGYVAAVDQGCPDAETAAVGPTGVGGSLIASPTGEVVTAAGADPQLLVVDIDLDVGRKVRETIAVMRNRADFTRLDKAESRS
- a CDS encoding LmeA family phospholipid-binding protein; amino-acid sequence: MTDPWARPNQPPPPPPGPPQGPPGPPQGPPGPPQGPPDPQERPLSGSKVKDLFRDPLSITLVVIIVIALTLAGLLAGELYARNRANNVVAGVTSCVVEDDATASFGVMPPFLIQHMSGHYTNIHIETAGNQIRDAKGMTVELSIQDVRLEDTATSSGSIGSLVADITWSSEGIRQTITDSIPLIGSFVTGVTTNPSDGTIELEGALGTITAKPTVADGGISLQVLELTGLGFTLPRETVQPALDAFTSELTKNYPLGIKADSVDVTEDGVVSRFSTQDADIPKDEQDPCFAAL
- a CDS encoding zinc ribbon domain-containing protein produces the protein MTGTLFPHLEPRSRVPLAVALAMLSAVLVGFALLRWQAPMIAVAAVGVALVFVVYLHSADVRDDVPTPLLASTAALAAVLGIGWALATGTMLAESQDVALAASGPDLYRVFLSIGIPLGSAVLMLIPPVLVRLQRPMRPLDGYAVGALSAVVFTSAATLVRLLPQFATGVTADDRSVASLLVQAGIQGLALPLTAAALGGLVGIALWTGRVRSIIASVTVTLVIYAIIGVVEFAPVPDGLHLAVHAAIVVLALSALRIGQRAAVDPDRTGRTGRAGRAGLPRVLGSLAVGGAVAIVAGVTAAVLSTPEVAKIVCPPDCGRPPIGVPVESNPRFFSDGEEFSVQYPGPGSAYEVKFDPDGVVLEFTGGDTGTLELFGVPAGNRTPKQIAEELIGEYYPEATTDYEIPNAMVGYRLGYGVVADDYPQDANSSFSHLRLIVMVAVKDDYALVASAIGPYREFTPDFGSGHPSGANLQLAMDMGRYVNSFRWGSVTD
- a CDS encoding S53 family peptidase, whose translation is MRPRLPARHPVGIAVPTASKRRVSALLATALLLAASGACSSRAPALIAGPYAALLASSTDLGPSGAADAQITVTLDGTGRPDALIDWSEARTLSVRWRPGDRWAIVEGAAADLGRALGVPVRDYRAPKGKLFYASPAQPAVPSVLRGDVTAVGRIMSYTPYHTKAPGFFPMDVPPGGLTPTGLRSAYNATPLIDAVFTGEGATIVLFTFDSAAQEDLDLFADTSGLPRFTPEIVGGKPTEMHGETAMDLQVAHAIAPDARLVVVNARPTVEGDGAYEKLGKLFESVDRDYPGAVWSLSIGWGCEAFVSAADLAPVEAALVAAQRRGTSAFDASGDTAGLECKGGERWSAPPGPDDVGVDAVASLPTMTSVGGTTLSTGTRGQWLGEDAWVDSPLTQGSSGGVSTLFARPSWQNRLSVERDTERRRLVPDISAVADPFTGVRFIFGQRAVIGGGTSQSAPIWAALAVLMNQYLVANGGRPLGNLNPLLYRVAAGSIRPGFHDVRRGGNAVDMALPGYDLVTGLGTPDTFNLARNLLDLQQASR
- the deoC gene encoding deoxyribose-phosphate aldolase — its product is MAGAYRRDEVAARVDHTLLKPEATEADVVALAEEAAALGTYAICVSPSMTRVASRAASSAQVVCAVVGFPSGKHRSAIKAEEARLAFDDGAGEIDMVIDVGAALHGDFEAVRADVGAVRSAIGDRARLKVIVESAALLLLGDAQTLLTTCRAAADAGADFVKTSTGFHPAGGASVRAVELMAGVGLQVKASGGIRTAADAIAMLDAGASRLGLSGTRAVLDGLPGTDRKR
- a CDS encoding DUF2599 domain-containing protein; the protein is MRRVVAVSFRAAAVAAGLLAPTLTAPLASANPVPPAPPYVDHVEWAKWGDLSSLRVYPTAAARQASGPATPGQGEAAWAQVLALSPDADIPGMKPQFICHWEFAERYSPGKTSWNLEPWRPEVPYEDMVRAGCNPGGTEEPF
- a CDS encoding DUF2516 family protein, giving the protein MQLQGLVGYVLLILWIAVLVTTVYAFVHAAIQRPDAYTAIDKLTKPVWLVILGVASLLALVFGPGSVLGPAIAAVAAGVYLVDVRPKLLEIQGKSR
- a CDS encoding heparin-binding hemagglutinin, which produces MAKNTPAKNQPTVDDLKAPLLAAVGAADLALERVNEIVATLRERADDARTDSRSRVEETRARIDRLQEDLPTQFGELRERLSAEELRKFAENYADAAQSTYNRLIERGEAAIERLRTQPGLSEAAGRVEGYTDQAVELTQGALGNVAAQTRAVGERAAKLVGVELPKKAEKGAAPAKSAAKKAPAKKAPAKKTPAKKAPAKKAAAKKVTQK
- a CDS encoding helix-turn-helix domain-containing protein; this translates as MSQDDKLAVVVSNAAQTAAQDIGTFIRTQREAAQVSVRQLAEKAGVSNPYLSQIERGLRKPSADVLNQIAKALRVSAEVLYVRAGILEPSETSEVRDAIVNDTAITERQKQVLLDIYTSFRQQNEAEVAATGNGTEEESATD
- a CDS encoding DUF445 domain-containing protein yields the protein MAHRPGAGGRAVAAPPAPRASFAETLAGADATADAERRRGLRRMKVVALSFLVGATIIFLLCTWAQSMGAPGWVGYVRAAAEAGMVGALADWFAVTALFKHPLGIPIPHTAIIKRKKDQLGEGLGTFVRENFLSPEVVSTKLRDAEVAGRLGKWLSDRAHAERVAAETATVLRVLVEMLRDEDVQHVLDRMIVKRLAEPQWGPPVGRVLATLLEERRQEALLQLLADRAFQWSLNAGPVIERVIERDSPTWSPRWVDHLVGDRIHRELMDFTDKVRRNPDHELRRSATRFLFEFADDLQHDDATIQRAENVKEQIMGRDEVARAAETAWTAAKRIILESVDDPSSALRTRIADSVIHIGESLRDDADLRDKVDNWIIRAAQHLVAQYGVEITAIITETIERWDAEEASRRIELHVGRDLQFIRINGTVVGSLAGLLIYSIAQLLF